In Streptomyces sp. 840.1, one DNA window encodes the following:
- a CDS encoding ABC transporter family substrate-binding protein: MSHVGVPRGAARKRRSLALLTTGVLTIPVLAGCSSGKEEAITSVVPQDVAPAARTQVADGGTVNWAIDAMPATFNAFQTDADTATTRITGALMPTLFPLDAKGRPQLNPDYLESAKVVEHEPRQVVLYRLNQQAVWSDGREIGAPDFVAQWRALSGKDSAFWTARNAGYERIEKIERGADDLEVKVTFAKPYADWRSLFSPLYPKQVTGSPDAFNDGARSTIKATAGPFRLRDVDKESGSVTLARNPRWWGSPTKLDSLVFKAVKPQDRAEALTEGKVDVADIDAAAAHRIAQAARDAGNSGPPAHGPGAGTTPAEALRSWALAHGSDEDAAAEAQAARDERSRAVEAYAAEQNDLRGYVVRKSLEPAYTQLALNGETGPLADDRVRRAVARALDRQELVDTVLKPLGLPAAPLGSHLALAGQPGYKDSSGALGGQDTKEAQALLADAGWTREGALKKTDGTKAGSEGEKQTAEEKKAAEDKKAAEKKAADAKKDDGKADDAAGREPSKDDGLYIVGDDSKPGEAEGAVTRFIAPAPAAAAQSAALLRQAGHLGETGTSEDVPARVTAQDRQPGGAAGAYAPVGTAAPAQAPDSARGPLGKNGKPLSLRFVLPSGPGSESLRGVGDKIAAMLDTIGIRTEITKVSDDSYFRDHVASGDYDLALYSWPATAYPATDDRPIFAKPVPATDGSLLVEQNYTRVGSDHIDQLFDQAAGELDESAAAKLMKQADARIWAAAGSIPLYQRPQLVATDKKLLNVGAFGFGVPHYQDIGFKKPQAAGAPADPRK, translated from the coding sequence ATGTCCCACGTCGGCGTCCCGCGCGGGGCAGCCCGAAAGCGCCGCTCGCTCGCCCTCCTCACCACCGGGGTGCTCACCATCCCCGTGCTGGCCGGCTGCAGCTCCGGCAAGGAGGAGGCCATCACCTCCGTCGTCCCGCAGGACGTCGCGCCCGCGGCCCGCACCCAGGTCGCGGACGGCGGCACGGTCAACTGGGCGATCGACGCGATGCCCGCCACCTTCAACGCCTTCCAGACGGACGCCGACACCGCCACCACCCGGATCACCGGCGCCCTTATGCCTACCCTCTTCCCGCTGGACGCCAAGGGCCGGCCGCAGCTCAACCCGGACTACCTGGAATCCGCGAAGGTGGTCGAGCACGAACCCCGGCAGGTGGTGCTCTACCGGCTCAACCAGCAGGCGGTCTGGAGCGACGGCCGGGAGATCGGGGCGCCGGACTTCGTCGCGCAGTGGCGGGCCCTGAGCGGCAAGGACTCCGCGTTCTGGACCGCCCGCAACGCCGGCTACGAGCGCATCGAGAAGATCGAGCGCGGCGCCGACGACCTGGAGGTCAAGGTCACCTTCGCCAAGCCGTACGCGGACTGGCGCTCCCTCTTCTCACCGCTGTACCCGAAGCAGGTGACGGGCTCCCCGGACGCCTTCAACGACGGAGCGCGGTCCACGATCAAGGCGACCGCGGGTCCGTTCCGGCTGCGCGACGTGGACAAGGAATCGGGTTCCGTCACACTGGCCCGCAACCCGCGCTGGTGGGGCAGCCCCACCAAGCTCGACTCGCTGGTCTTCAAAGCGGTCAAGCCGCAGGACCGGGCCGAGGCCCTGACCGAGGGCAAGGTCGACGTCGCGGACATCGACGCGGCGGCGGCCCACCGCATCGCCCAGGCCGCCCGGGACGCCGGCAACAGCGGGCCGCCCGCCCACGGTCCCGGCGCCGGGACCACCCCGGCCGAGGCGCTGCGGTCCTGGGCCCTGGCGCACGGCTCCGACGAGGACGCGGCCGCCGAGGCGCAGGCGGCCAGGGACGAGCGGAGCCGGGCGGTCGAGGCGTACGCCGCCGAGCAGAACGATCTGCGCGGCTACGTGGTCCGAAAGTCCCTGGAGCCCGCCTACACGCAGCTCGCCCTGAACGGCGAGACCGGACCGCTCGCCGACGACCGGGTACGCCGGGCGGTGGCCCGCGCCCTGGACCGCCAGGAGCTCGTCGACACCGTCCTCAAACCGCTCGGCCTGCCCGCGGCCCCGCTCGGCAGCCACCTCGCCCTGGCCGGACAGCCCGGATACAAGGACAGCAGCGGCGCACTCGGCGGCCAGGACACCAAGGAGGCCCAGGCGCTGCTGGCCGACGCGGGCTGGACGCGGGAGGGCGCCCTCAAGAAGACGGACGGCACCAAGGCGGGCAGCGAGGGCGAGAAACAGACGGCCGAGGAGAAGAAGGCCGCAGAGGACAAGAAGGCGGCGGAGAAGAAGGCGGCCGACGCGAAGAAGGACGACGGCAAGGCCGACGACGCCGCCGGCCGCGAGCCGTCCAAGGACGACGGCCTCTACATCGTCGGCGACGACAGCAAGCCCGGTGAGGCCGAGGGCGCGGTCACCCGCTTCATCGCCCCGGCCCCCGCCGCCGCCGCGCAGAGCGCCGCACTGCTGCGCCAGGCCGGACACCTGGGAGAGACCGGCACCTCCGAGGACGTCCCGGCCAGGGTCACCGCCCAGGACCGGCAGCCCGGTGGCGCCGCCGGAGCCTACGCACCGGTCGGCACCGCGGCACCCGCCCAGGCGCCCGACTCCGCCCGCGGCCCGCTCGGGAAGAACGGCAAGCCGCTGTCCCTGCGGTTCGTCCTGCCCTCGGGACCGGGCTCCGAGTCGCTGCGCGGCGTCGGGGACAAGATCGCGGCGATGCTCGACACGATCGGGATCCGCACCGAGATCACCAAGGTCTCCGACGACAGCTACTTCCGGGACCACGTCGCCTCCGGTGACTACGACCTGGCGCTCTACTCCTGGCCCGCGACCGCCTATCCGGCCACGGACGACCGCCCGATCTTCGCCAAGCCGGTGCCGGCCACCGACGGCTCGCTGCTCGTCGAGCAGAACTACACCCGCGTCGGCTCCGACCACATCGACCAGCTCTTCGACCAGGCGGCGGGGGAGCTCGACGAGAGCGCTGCCGCGAAGCTGATGAAGCAGGCCGACGCCCGGATCTGGGCCGCCGCAGGATCGATTCCGCTCTACCAGCGCCCGCAGCTCGTCGCCACCGACAAGAAGCTGCTCAACGTCGGTGCCTTCGGCTTCGGGGTGCCCCACTACCAGGACATCGGCTTCAAGAAGCCGCAGGCCGCCGGCGCCCCCGCCGATCCCAGGAAGTAG
- a CDS encoding ABC transporter permease: MGRYVARRLLQMIPVFLGTTLLIFLMVYTLPGDPVRGLFGDKGVDPATLARLRHEHGLDQPILQQYWNYMTGIVLHFDFGNQIASGRPVTDVLSDAFPVTLRLAGMAFAIEIVVGISLGTIAGLRAGRLTDNVILVFTLLIISIPVFVLGFIIKTVFAFQLGWIDPNVSGDAKWSELLAPAIVLGSLSLAYVARLTRTTMAENLRSDYMRTAIAKGLPKRRIVGVHLMRNSLIPVITFLGTDLGALMGGAVVTEGLFNVKGIGGTIYESIVKREGTTLVGLVTILVLVYLLMSLIVDLLYAVLDPRIRYA, translated from the coding sequence ATGGGGCGCTATGTCGCACGACGACTGCTCCAGATGATCCCGGTCTTCCTCGGGACAACGCTGCTGATCTTCCTGATGGTCTACACGCTGCCCGGCGACCCCGTGCGCGGGCTCTTCGGGGACAAGGGTGTCGACCCCGCGACGCTGGCGAGACTTCGCCACGAGCACGGGCTCGATCAGCCGATCCTGCAGCAGTACTGGAATTACATGACAGGCATCGTCCTGCATTTCGATTTCGGTAACCAGATAGCCAGCGGGCGCCCGGTAACGGACGTCCTCAGCGACGCGTTCCCCGTCACCCTCCGGCTGGCCGGCATGGCGTTCGCCATCGAGATCGTCGTGGGCATCAGCCTCGGGACGATCGCCGGCCTGCGCGCCGGCCGGCTCACCGACAACGTGATCCTGGTCTTCACGCTGCTGATCATCTCGATCCCGGTGTTCGTCCTCGGCTTCATCATCAAGACGGTGTTCGCCTTCCAGCTGGGCTGGATAGACCCGAACGTGTCCGGTGACGCCAAATGGAGCGAACTACTGGCGCCCGCCATCGTGCTGGGATCGCTCTCGCTCGCCTACGTCGCACGGCTCACGCGTACGACGATGGCCGAGAACCTGCGCTCGGACTACATGCGCACCGCCATCGCCAAGGGGCTTCCCAAGCGGCGCATCGTCGGTGTGCACCTGATGCGCAACTCGCTGATCCCCGTGATCACCTTCCTCGGCACCGACCTGGGCGCCCTGATGGGCGGCGCGGTCGTCACCGAGGGCCTGTTCAACGTGAAGGGCATCGGCGGCACGATCTACGAGTCGATCGTCAAGCGCGAAGGCACGACGCTGGTCGGCCTCGTCACCATCCTGGTGCTCGTCTATCTCCTCATGAGCCTCATCGTCGACCTGCTGTACGCGGTCCTGGACCCGAGGATCCGTTATGCCTGA
- a CDS encoding ABC transporter substrate-binding protein, translating to MRGAKSAKWVAGAAIIALAATACGGGNDDADKGKGGDKGAVNADGIFSVEVGEPQNPLQPANTMESNGSIVTDSIFSQLVDYDPAGKLEMINAESVDTKDSKLWTVKLKKDWKFHDGTPVTAESYIKAWNWAANIKNNQTNASWFGDIKGFSDVHPEDAKAKPKSDVMSGLKKVDDYTFTIELNSALPYFSYKLGYTVFSPLPESFYADPKAAGEKPVGNGAYKFVSWDHKKQIKVVRNDDYKGADKAKNGGVVFKNYTTLETAYEDLKSGNVDVLRQIGPKDLPVYRADLGDRAVDKPYSAIQTIAVAFYTKQFKDIDPKVLQGLSMGIDRDTITKTVLQGTREPATGWVAQGVLGFQKDAAGDVTKYDPAKAKKLIKDGGGVPGNKISIQFNADGGHKEWVEAVCNSIKQSTGVNCTTDSKADFQADTNARDDKQVKSLYRSGWVLDYPVNANFISDLFRTGAAGNQGDFSNKGLDAEIKKADSAASLDDSVAAYQKIEKELVNFMPSIPLWYYKVNAGYSEKVQNVDYAQDGDPILTQIEVKK from the coding sequence ATGCGTGGTGCCAAGAGCGCCAAGTGGGTCGCGGGAGCGGCCATCATCGCCCTGGCTGCGACCGCTTGTGGCGGCGGTAACGACGACGCCGACAAGGGCAAGGGCGGCGACAAGGGCGCCGTCAACGCCGATGGCATCTTCTCCGTCGAGGTCGGTGAGCCGCAGAACCCGCTGCAGCCGGCCAACACGATGGAGTCGAACGGCAGCATCGTCACCGACTCGATCTTCTCGCAGCTGGTCGACTACGACCCGGCCGGCAAGCTTGAGATGATCAACGCCGAGTCTGTCGACACCAAGGACAGCAAGCTCTGGACGGTCAAGCTCAAGAAGGACTGGAAGTTCCACGACGGGACCCCGGTCACGGCGGAGTCGTACATCAAGGCCTGGAACTGGGCCGCCAACATCAAGAACAACCAGACCAACGCGTCCTGGTTCGGCGACATCAAGGGCTTCTCCGACGTCCACCCCGAGGACGCCAAGGCCAAGCCGAAGTCGGACGTGATGTCCGGTCTGAAGAAGGTGGACGACTACACGTTCACCATCGAGCTGAACTCGGCGCTGCCGTACTTCTCGTACAAGCTCGGCTACACCGTCTTCTCCCCGCTCCCCGAGTCCTTCTACGCGGACCCGAAGGCCGCCGGCGAGAAGCCGGTCGGCAACGGCGCGTACAAGTTCGTCAGCTGGGACCACAAGAAGCAGATCAAGGTCGTCCGCAACGACGACTACAAGGGTGCTGACAAGGCGAAGAACGGCGGTGTGGTCTTCAAGAACTACACCACCCTGGAGACCGCCTACGAGGACCTGAAGTCGGGCAACGTCGACGTTCTGCGTCAGATCGGCCCGAAGGACCTCCCGGTCTACCGGGCGGACCTCGGTGACCGCGCGGTGGACAAGCCGTACTCGGCCATCCAGACGATCGCCGTCGCGTTCTACACCAAGCAGTTCAAGGACATCGACCCGAAGGTCCTCCAGGGCCTGTCGATGGGCATCGACCGCGACACGATCACCAAGACCGTGCTCCAGGGCACGCGCGAGCCGGCCACGGGCTGGGTCGCTCAGGGTGTTCTCGGCTTCCAGAAGGACGCCGCGGGCGACGTCACCAAGTACGACCCGGCGAAGGCCAAGAAGCTCATCAAGGACGGCGGCGGCGTCCCGGGCAACAAGATCTCGATCCAGTTCAACGCCGACGGCGGCCACAAGGAATGGGTCGAGGCGGTCTGCAACAGCATCAAGCAGTCCACCGGTGTCAACTGCACCACCGACTCGAAGGCCGACTTCCAGGCCGACACGAACGCGCGTGACGACAAGCAGGTCAAGTCCCTGTACCGCTCCGGCTGGGTGCTCGACTACCCGGTGAACGCGAACTTCATCTCGGACCTGTTCCGTACCGGCGCAGCCGGTAACCAGGGTGACTTCTCGAACAAGGGCCTTGACGCGGAGATCAAGAAGGCCGACTCCGCCGCTTCCCTCGACGACTCGGTCGCGGCCTACCAGAAGATCGAGAAGGAGCTGGTGAACTTCATGCCCTCCATCCCGCTCTGGTACTACAAGGTCAACGCCGGTTACTCGGAGAAGGTCCAGAACGTCGATTACGCGCAGGACGGCGACCCGATCCTGACCCAGATCGAAGTCAAGAAGTAA
- the typA gene encoding translational GTPase TypA encodes MPTRHDIRNVAIVAHVDHGKTTLVDGMLRQAGAFAAHAAENLDERMMDSNDLEREKGITILAKNTAVKYHPKDGGDVITINIIDTPGHADFGGEVERGLSMVDAVVLLVDASEGPLPQTRFVLRKALTAKLPVILCINKTDRPDSRIAEVIDETYDLFLDLDADEDQIEFPIVYACARDGVASLTKPEDGTVPPDSDSLEPFFSTILSAVPAPEYDEDAPLQAHVTNLDADNFLGRIALCRVEQGELRKGQTVAWIKRDGTMSNVRITELLMTEALTRKPAEKAGPGDICAIAGIPDIMIGETLADPENPIALPLITVDEPAISMTIGANTSPLVGKGGKGHKVTARQIKDRLDRELVGNVSLRVLETERPDAWEVQGRGELALAILIETMRREGFELTVGKPQVVTKQVDGKTHEPIERMTIDSPEEHLGAITQLMATRKGRMETMTNHGSGWVRMEWIVPSRGLIGFRTEFLTQTRGTGIAHSLFEGHEPWFGDLRTRHNGSLVADRAGVVTPFAMVNLQERGVIFTEATTEVYEGMIIGENSRADDMDVNITKEKKLTNMRAASADTTENVVPARKLSLEQSLEFCRDDECIEVTPETVRIRKVVLDQKERGRSASRAKR; translated from the coding sequence ATGCCCACGCGCCACGACATCCGTAACGTAGCCATCGTCGCCCACGTCGACCACGGCAAGACCACGCTGGTCGACGGCATGCTCCGGCAGGCCGGCGCCTTCGCGGCGCACGCCGCCGAGAACCTCGACGAACGCATGATGGACTCGAACGACCTGGAGCGTGAGAAGGGCATCACGATCCTGGCCAAGAACACGGCCGTGAAGTACCACCCCAAGGATGGCGGCGACGTCATCACCATCAACATCATCGACACCCCCGGCCACGCCGACTTCGGTGGTGAGGTCGAGCGCGGCCTGTCGATGGTGGACGCGGTCGTCCTGCTGGTCGACGCGTCCGAGGGGCCGCTCCCGCAGACCCGCTTCGTGCTCCGCAAGGCCCTGACCGCCAAGCTGCCGGTCATCCTCTGCATCAACAAGACGGACCGCCCGGACTCCCGGATCGCGGAGGTCATCGACGAGACGTACGACCTCTTCCTGGACCTGGACGCCGACGAGGACCAGATCGAGTTCCCGATCGTCTACGCATGTGCCCGTGACGGCGTCGCCTCGCTGACCAAGCCGGAGGACGGCACCGTCCCGCCGGACAGCGACAGCCTGGAGCCGTTCTTCAGCACGATCCTCTCCGCGGTCCCGGCCCCGGAGTACGACGAGGACGCGCCCCTCCAGGCCCACGTCACCAACCTGGACGCGGACAACTTCCTCGGCCGTATCGCGCTCTGCCGTGTCGAGCAGGGCGAGCTGCGCAAGGGCCAGACCGTCGCGTGGATCAAGCGCGACGGCACGATGTCCAACGTGCGCATCACCGAGCTGCTGATGACCGAGGCGCTCACCCGCAAGCCCGCCGAGAAGGCCGGTCCGGGCGACATCTGCGCCATCGCCGGCATCCCGGACATCATGATCGGCGAGACCCTCGCCGACCCCGAGAACCCGATCGCGCTGCCGCTGATCACCGTCGACGAGCCCGCGATCTCGATGACCATCGGCGCCAACACCTCGCCGCTGGTCGGCAAGGGCGGCAAGGGCCACAAGGTCACCGCCCGCCAGATCAAGGACCGCCTGGACCGCGAGCTGGTCGGTAACGTCTCGCTCCGCGTCCTGGAGACCGAGCGCCCCGACGCCTGGGAGGTCCAGGGCCGAGGTGAGCTCGCCCTCGCCATCCTGATCGAGACCATGCGCCGGGAGGGCTTCGAGCTCACCGTCGGCAAGCCGCAGGTGGTCACCAAGCAGGTCGACGGCAAGACGCACGAGCCCATCGAGCGCATGACGATCGACTCGCCCGAGGAGCACCTCGGCGCCATCACGCAGCTCATGGCGACCCGCAAGGGCCGCATGGAGACGATGACGAACCACGGTTCGGGCTGGGTCCGCATGGAGTGGATTGTCCCGTCCCGCGGCCTCATCGGCTTCCGTACGGAGTTCCTGACCCAGACCCGCGGCACCGGCATCGCGCACTCCCTCTTCGAGGGCCACGAGCCGTGGTTCGGCGACCTGCGCACCCGTCACAACGGTTCGCTCGTCGCGGACCGCGCGGGCGTCGTGACGCCGTTCGCGATGGTCAACCTCCAGGAGCGCGGTGTCATCTTCACCGAGGCCACCACGGAGGTCTACGAGGGCATGATCATCGGTGAGAACTCGCGCGCCGACGACATGGACGTGAACATCACCAAGGAGAAGAAGCTCACCAACATGCGTGCGGCTTCCGCGGACACCACGGAGAACGTGGTGCCCGCCCGCAAGCTGTCGCTCGAGCAGTCGCTGGAGTTCTGCCGCGACGACGAGTGCATCGAGGTGACCCCGGAGACCGTGCGTATCCGCAAGGTCGTCCTGGACCAGAAGGAGCGCGGCCGCTCGGCCTCGCGCGCCAAGCGCTGA